A single region of the Felis catus isolate Fca126 chromosome F2, F.catus_Fca126_mat1.0, whole genome shotgun sequence genome encodes:
- the LOC109496070 gene encoding 10 kDa heat shock protein, mitochondrial-like, whose translation MTGQAFRKFTSLFDQFLVEKSAAETVTKGGIMLPEKSQGKVLQATVVTVEPGSKRKGGEIQPVSVKVGDKVLLPEYGGTKVVLDDKDYFLLRDGDILGKYVD comes from the coding sequence ATGACAGGACAGGCGTTTAGAAAGTTTACTTCCCTCTTTGACCAATTTTTAGTTGAAAAGAGTGCAGCTGAAACTGTTACCAAAGGAGGCATTATGCTTCCAGAAAAATCTCAAGGAAAAGTATTGCAAGCAACAGTAGTAACTGTTGAACCAGGCTCCAAAAGAAAGGGTGGAGAGATTCAGCCAGTTAGCGTGAAAGTTGGAGATAAAGTTCTTTTGCCAGAATATGGAGGCACCAAAGTAGTTCTAGATGACAAGGACTATTTCTTACTTAGAGATGGCGACATTCTCGGAAAGTATGTAGattga